Below is a genomic region from Symbiobacterium terraclitae.
TGGAGCGGAGCGCCCCCGCCCCCGGAATGGCGGGCAGGTCCCAGTTGGACGCCGGCCTGCCGCCCCACGTGTGCCCCGGGACGAGCCGCCGCCGCCGGACGGCATCCAGGGCGATGCCCGTGTCCCCTATCCCCAGCGGCCCGCAGATCCGCTGCCGGACCGCCGCCTCGTAGTCCGTCCCCAGCACGTCGGCCAGGATGTGCCCCAGGAGGCCCATCCCCAGGTTGGAGTACTCGAAGGGCGCCGGCAGGCGAGCCGGGGGGCGGCAACGGGAAAGCCCGTCCAGCAGTTCTGCAGTCGTGAACTGGGCGTACGGGTTGTGGCGGGTCGCCCGGGTGACCTTCAGGTTGCGGGGCAGGCGCGGGAGGCCCGACGTGTGCGTGGCCAGGTGCGCCAGGGTCACCTCGGAGCCGTCCCTGGCCGGCCGCAGGGCCACACCGGGCAGGAACTTGCGCACGGGATCCTCCAGCGCGAGGACGCCGTCTGCGACGAGGTCGGCCAGCAGCGCGGTCGTGAAGGTCTTCGTCACGGAGCCGATCTCGAAGATCGGGTCCTCACCCCCGCCGTCGCCGCCTGTGCAGGCCCCGAGGTGAAACATGCGCTGACCATCCGGCCGGATCACCCCGACCGCGACGCACATCCGCTTCTTCCGGGACAGGTACGGTGCTGCAGCCTGCTCCACAACCATCCGGACCCCGTCGCTTGCTGCCATCGCTATCCCTCCGCTCCCATCCGCATCAGGCGCCGCACCCGCCACGCGCCGGCCAGGAAGGCCAGCACCGGCAGCGGGGCCAGCGCGGGCAACCACACAGGTGCACTCGCGTGCAGCCAGAGCCCGGCCCCTGCGAGGAGGGCCGCCCCCGCCAGACCAACCATGCCCCCCGGCCTGGTGGGCACCTGCTCGAACGCCACGGCCAGCTCGCCCTCGACCCGGAACACCGCCTGGCCAGGAGCGGCGTCGAACGCCCCCGCGCCGATCATCCACGTCAGGCAGCCGAGCGCGATGGCCAGGGCCGTCGCGGCCAGGCCGAGGGCCTGCGCCGGGGCAGCGCCGCCGGACCAGGCCCAGACCAGCGTCGTCGCCCAGGCCACCAGGGGCAGGGGCAGCCCCGCCGTCCACTTCCCCAGCAGAACCTGGTGGGGCCGCGTCCCCGCCAGCACCGGCAGTGCAGCCTGCTCCCCGTCGGCGGAGAAGAGCCCGGCCACCTGCTCGCCGTAGTTGAAGATGGCGAAGAGCAACCCGGCGCCGATGCAGTACGTGGCGACCCGGGGCCTCGCGATATCCACCTCCAGGAAGAACGGCAGTACCAGTCCTGCGACAGCGAAGGCCAGCCGGATCAGGCTGAACCAGTTGCGCCGGGCCGCCAGCCAGGCCTGGGCCTGGAGCGCCCCCGCCGGTCCAGGCAGCAAGGCTGGCCAGCGGGACCGCAGGGGGCGGCTCCGGCGGTCTGCCATCTCCAGCACGGCCAGCCAGCCCTCGCGGTGCGCGTCCGCGCCCCGGCTCCGGATCGCACCGGCCACCCAGAGAAGGCCGGGCAGGGAGAGCACCGCCATGAGGATCAGTTCGCCTGAGAGCGCCCGGCCGCCTTCCGGTGCAGGCGCCCCCAGCCCTGCCAGTCCAGGCTCCCACAGCCCGCCGGCAAGCAGGTAGGAGACGGCGAGGACCGTGGACAGCGCCAGGGCCATCCCCGCCGCAGGCAGGGCGACCAGTGTCCCGGGCCAACGCCGAACCATGCTGAGCACGGCCACCAGCCCCGTCAGGTGGCCCAGCATCCCCCCGGCCAGGGTCGCCGCTAGCAGCGCGGCCACTGCCCACAGGCCTGCCGGGCGGGCGGCGGGGTAGAGCGCCAGGGTGAAGACCAGCGCCGACCACGCCCGCTGCGGCAGAGAGCCGACGACGTCGGCCAGCACCGCCGCCTGCGCCGGCGCGGGCGACAGGTGGACAAGGCGCACGACCGGGCCGGTGAAGAGCCGCTCGCTCCCCCGCAGCAGCAGCAGCACGAGAGCGAACAGCCACGCCTCCGCGAAGCCCAACAGGAACAGCGTTCCGGCGGGAAGGGCGGGCGGATCGCTGCTCAGGCGCCAGAGCGCCAGGCCTGCCAGGAACAGGTGGATTAGGGCCCGCCACAGGCCCGTCCGGAGCCGGCTGAAGCGCCAGGCGTCGTTGAACGCCGCCCGCCATGCAGCGAGGAGCAGCGCCTTCAGGGGCAGGCCGAGACCGCTCATGCCGGCACCCCCACTTCCCGGTCTGCGGTGAGCGCCAGGAAGAGTTCCTCCAGGCCCGCCGCGGGCAGCCCCGCCTTGGCCCGCAGCGCTTCCAGGTCGCCGACGGCCCGGAGCTCCCCGGCATGGATGATGGCGATGCGGTGCGCCAGCTCCTCGGCCACCTCGAGGACGTGCGTGGTGAGGAGCACTGCCACGCCCTCCCGGGCCGCCGCCTTGATGAAGTCCTTCACCTCGCGGGCGGCCCGCGGGTCGAGCCCGTTGGTCACCTCGTCCAGCAGCAGCACCCGGGGCCGGTGCACCAGGGCCGCCGCGATGGCCATCTTGCGCTTCATGCCCAGGGAGAAGGATCTGATCTGGTGGTCGCCCCAGCGCGTCAGCCCCACCTGGGCCAGCAGCTCCTCCGCCCGCCGCCGCCCCTCTGTCTCCGGCAGGCCGTAGAGCCCGGCCATCATCCAGAGGAACTCACGGGCGGTGAGGGACTCGTGCAGCAGCGGCACGTCGGGCACGTAGCCCAACAGCCGGCGGACCGGGCCTCCCTCGGCCCAGAGGTCCCGCCCCTCCACCAGCACCCGGCCGGCGGTCGGCCGCAGGAGGCCCGTGGCCATGCGGATCGTCGTGGACTTGCCGGCCCCGTTGGAGCCGAGGAAGGCCAGCACCTCGCCGCGGCGCACCGAGAGGTCGATGCCGGCCACGGCAGTGAAGTCGCCGTAGCGCTTCACCAACCCGACAAGGCGCAGGGCCTCGTCGTCGTTGCGCTTCACCATTCCGATGGGGCACAGCGCTTCCTCGCGGTGGCATTCGTGGGCGGCACGAGGCGCGGCAGCCGGTACCGCAGCCGGTGGTGTTACGCCGGTCAGGGGTGGCGTTGGGCGTTGCAGTCCTGCGGGCGTTGGAGCGGCGTGCGTCGCGCGGTCCGGGACCTCCGGGTTCGGCCCCGCGGTCACCGGTGGCGCCTCGGGCGGCGTCGACGGATCTTCTGTTGTTGAGACACCGGGCGAAGGTCCAGACGTTCGGTAACCCGACGATTCGCGGGCCTCTGTGGCCGTGGCCGACGGGACCGCTGCCGCCGTGGCGGACGGGACTGGGGTCGGTTCCCGGGGTTCACGTCCCGGAACCTGCGGCGCGGCCAGCGCGGCGCAGAAGCGGTCGGGTTCGTCGAGGCTCAGCACCACCCGGGTGAACTGGCAGAGTCCCCGGTCCGGGACCTTCGTCTCGTAGGGACGAGCCAGGGTGAGCGCCACCAGACGGCGGCGGTCGGCCAGCACGTAGAGCGTGTCGGTGTCCGTGCGGTAGCTGATGCCCGAGGCCTCCACACCTCTGGGCAGCGGCGCCTTCCAGGGCGCCGCCCCGCAGATGTCCTCCCGCCGCAGCGCCAGGCGGTGCCGCCCCATCTGCAGCAGCAGCCGCTCACCGTTCAGCACGTGGGCTGTGCGCAGAGGGGCCGCAACGAACCAGTAGACCAGGCCGGTGACCGCCAGCCCGCCCAGCCCGATCAAGGGACCCCACGGCTTCGGCAGAACCGCAACCGGGATCACCCACGACACGAGGTCCACCGCGGCCAGCAGCATCAGCCCGAACAGGCGGTTCTTGAGGGCCTGGCCGGTCCGGGTATACGTGAACCGCTCCATGGTCGCACCCCTTTCTACTACACTCGTCGTACTTCGCTCAACAAGGTACCCACCGTCGGGCGGGGCGGGTGACCAGGAAGTACAGCAACGTATACCCAGCGCCCAGCGGCAGGTGAAACCAGCCGATCCGGCCCGGCCAGCGGCGCCGGATGCGGTCGACGCCATCAGGCGAGGCGGGTCACCGCAAGATACAGCAGGGTATAAGCGGCGCCCATTGGAAGGTGATACCAGCCCAGCCTGCCCGGCCAGCGCCTCCGGGAGCGGCCGACAACCAACCACGCCGGTGCACGGAGGTGCGGCGCCGGATCATCCTCGTCCGTCAGGCAGGTGATGCGGTGCACGAGCTGGGACGACGCTCCGGCCAGCACCGCCCCCGCCAAGGCCGCCCGCCCGGCCTGCCGGAGTCCCCAGCGGCCCAGGGCGAGGGCGTAACGGCGGCGGTCGCCCGTCCAGCGCGCGGCCTGCTGATCGGCCGCCATCTCCACCTCGAGGGCGAACAGGTCGGCGGCCATGCGTGCCAGCGGATGCCAGCCAAGGAGCGTGCGGGCGACGCCGCAGGCCCAGATCCGCAGGGGGTCGCGCCTCACCACATGGGCCAGCTCGTGGGCGATGACCGCCCGGAACTCCGCCTCCGGCAGCGCCAGCACGGATGGCGTGGTGATGAGGACGGGCCGCAGCAGCCCCGTGGTGGCGGGCTCCATCTGGTCGCTGGGGTCGAACAGCACCGTCAGCGGGCGGTGCACCCCGAACTCGGCTGCCAGGCGGCGGATGCGGGCCGCCGCGTCCGCAGGCGCGGGCACCAGCCCGGCCATCATGGTGCGGCAGCCCACAATGTGGAACGCCAGGCGCAGCAGGGCCACGCCGGCGACCGCCAGGGCCGCCCAGCCCCCCGCCGGCGACAGCACGAGCGTGACGATCGGAACCAGCAGGAGGACCGATGCCCACCCCAGCCGCGCGGCAGGGTCCAGGTGCTGGCTGATGATCCGGAGCGTGAGGTGCGTGTCGAGCAGAAACAGGCTGATGATGAAAAGCCAGGCCGCCATGAGCCACGCGTCTGCCATCACCGCTCCTCCCCTTCCTCCAGCCGCTCGAGCAGCCGGCGCAGCTCGGCGATCTCATCTGGCGTGAGCCTGTCGCGGCCCAGCAGGAAGCTGACCGCGGGCAGCACGCGCCCGCCGAAGAATCGCTGCGACCACTCATGCAGGGTGGACTCCGCCATCTCCTCCCGCCGCCTGGCGGCCCGGTAGAGGTACGCCCTGCCGTGCTTGCGCCGGGTGAGCAGCCCCTTGCGCGTCAGGCGGGTCATCACGGTCATGACCGTGGTGTAGGCGATCTCCCGGTCGGCGAGCAGCGCCTGGTGGACGTCATCCACCTGCACCTCTCCCTTCTCCCAGACCAGCCGCATCACGTCGGCTTCCAGCGGGCCCAGGTCGAACCCCGTGGCGTCAGACATTGTCGTCACCCCTCTGATTCCAGTATATACGACGGCTG
It encodes:
- a CDS encoding BlaI/MecI/CopY family transcriptional regulator codes for the protein MSDATGFDLGPLEADVMRLVWEKGEVQVDDVHQALLADREIAYTTVMTVMTRLTRKGLLTRRKHGRAYLYRAARRREEMAESTLHEWSQRFFGGRVLPAVSFLLGRDRLTPDEIAELRRLLERLEEGEER
- a CDS encoding ABC transporter ATP-binding protein; its protein translation is MERFTYTRTGQALKNRLFGLMLLAAVDLVSWVIPVAVLPKPWGPLIGLGGLAVTGLVYWFVAAPLRTAHVLNGERLLLQMGRHRLALRREDICGAAPWKAPLPRGVEASGISYRTDTDTLYVLADRRRLVALTLARPYETKVPDRGLCQFTRVVLSLDEPDRFCAALAAPQVPGREPREPTPVPSATAAAVPSATATEARESSGYRTSGPSPGVSTTEDPSTPPEAPPVTAGPNPEVPDRATHAAPTPAGLQRPTPPLTGVTPPAAVPAAAPRAAHECHREEALCPIGMVKRNDDEALRLVGLVKRYGDFTAVAGIDLSVRRGEVLAFLGSNGAGKSTTIRMATGLLRPTAGRVLVEGRDLWAEGGPVRRLLGYVPDVPLLHESLTAREFLWMMAGLYGLPETEGRRRAEELLAQVGLTRWGDHQIRSFSLGMKRKMAIAAALVHRPRVLLLDEVTNGLDPRAAREVKDFIKAAAREGVAVLLTTHVLEVAEELAHRIAIIHAGELRAVGDLEALRAKAGLPAAGLEELFLALTADREVGVPA
- a CDS encoding serine hydrolase domain-containing protein, with amino-acid sequence MAASDGVRMVVEQAAAPYLSRKKRMCVAVGVIRPDGQRMFHLGACTGGDGGGEDPIFEIGSVTKTFTTALLADLVADGVLALEDPVRKFLPGVALRPARDGSEVTLAHLATHTSGLPRLPRNLKVTRATRHNPYAQFTTAELLDGLSRCRPPARLPAPFEYSNLGMGLLGHILADVLGTDYEAAVRQRICGPLGIGDTGIALDAVRRRRLVPGHTWGGRPASNWDLPAIPGAGALRSTAADLLRFVAANLGIAGGVLAQRLARCHTPRAEVGGGAQIGLGWVIVPFAGDHLVWHNGATGGYNSFVGFVRGRGVGVCVLVNHTVPPTSAVGIGGPAADRIGVSVLKGLLAEPAAG
- a CDS encoding M56 family metallopeptidase; translated protein: MADAWLMAAWLFIISLFLLDTHLTLRIISQHLDPAARLGWASVLLLVPIVTLVLSPAGGWAALAVAGVALLRLAFHIVGCRTMMAGLVPAPADAAARIRRLAAEFGVHRPLTVLFDPSDQMEPATTGLLRPVLITTPSVLALPEAEFRAVIAHELAHVVRRDPLRIWACGVARTLLGWHPLARMAADLFALEVEMAADQQAARWTGDRRRYALALGRWGLRQAGRAALAGAVLAGASSQLVHRITCLTDEDDPAPHLRAPAWLVVGRSRRRWPGRLGWYHLPMGAAYTLLYLAVTRLA